From the genome of Cuculus canorus isolate bCucCan1 chromosome 4, bCucCan1.pri, whole genome shotgun sequence:
AAAACGTGGTGTTCTGCCTCTGAGACATCTGTCTGTTGGCTTGAAAAGGAAGTTTACGGTatgtctttgtttaaaaaattatctctaATTTTACCACACATTTTAAAACGCAAAGGGTACATCTTTGAATGAATGGTAAATGTATAATTAGtatcttcctgtttttttgaAACTGTAAGCCAGAATGTGTTACCGGTCACTATTTTTTCCGGAGTTTGCTAACTCTGTTTGATTTAGCAGGATTGCTATTGCTAAGGGCTTGAGATTATTTCTCTACACCTATGGAATCACCATGCGCCACTTgattagaatatattttatggAGCATGTCCTACTTTCAGCATTTGATCACAAAATGTGAAGTTGATTTCTGagtaaaattaatgtaaaatttcTCTCCTAGGGTTTCCAAGTGCCACGCCAAgttgagaagaaaatatcaatGGTGGAAGATGGAGAAAACCTGCCAATATTGCCTTTATCTAAGCAGTGTCAGGGTACTTTTCCATCCAAGTTTTATATTACCTCTCCGTTATTTTCTACGGTTGGCAAGAAGGATGCGGAAACAAATCCATCTGCAGACTTTCATCAGGATGCGTGTATGGGTAATATTAGAGAACACATGTCCCTTTCCTCACTGCTTTCAGGAACATTTCTTGACAGGTGTGATGAGGCAGAGAAGCAAAACTCTCATCAGTCCCTTGTGGAGCCAGTATCTCCTCTAATTCCTGGACATGCTCAATTTAACAGTCAGACAGTCGGTCATGGAGCAGTGTCCCACAACATCAGGAGCACAGCACAGATAATAGCTCTCTTGAAGTCTAAACCAGCACAAGAACGCAGAGAGCAAACAACAGCTGAAGTCACAGAGTGTCATTCTGGGTATCAGGCATCAGAGAACACGGGTAGTTTATATGACCAAAAAAGCACaatccttcctgctttttcaggCAACCCTGCCGAAAGACtaattcaaaatattccacacCCGCCTTTTACAAAGGGAACTGTAAATGATAAAAAGGAATGGAATGCTGAAGTGCTTCTGAATTCGGCTGAACAACCTTGTGAAAAAGAAGTCACAGGACAGAGACGTGACAAGAAGGCATGTAATTTAAGTCAAGACTTACAAGATCGCTCCAATGCAAACAGTTTCTCCCTACCTGAATTCACCATAAGCAGAATGAGCAACAGCAAGTTTGTCCCATCCTCAGGTGGCGTTTTGTGTTCAGCAAGTCCAGTcaccttggaaaaaaatctctctagGTACAGGGAGCATTCAGTGACAAGTGGTCTTGAGGAGAATCCGCCTGCGGAGCTGCAAAGTGAGCTTCAGCCAAGCAAAACTTCAGAAGGAATGCCTGGTGAGCTGGAGCACTCTGGGGCCGTAGCACTGACTGAAACTGGAGTTGTAGAGGAGGAGTTAAGGACGGACTTAAGCAAGGACTCTAGTCCAGATGAACAGGTGATGGAGGTTAACTTTAATCTAATGGAAGCTTTTGATTTTAATGACACAGACAATGAAGACGTGTGTGAAAGAGATGTGAAGAAGCTCACTGAAGGAAACATGCTTTCACAAAGTCCAGATTGCTTCAAGGGAAAAGATGTAGCACAAAGTAGTGCGCTGAGATGTCATTCTCCCTGTGAAGTAGTGACAtgctgtgaaaacaaagaagtcaGATGTTCAGCGTTTGATGGAGAGAATGATGGAAATCACTGCACTGAGAGTATTCCTTCTCAGCTTTGTGACAATACTGTTGGAAGTATGGGAAGAATTGCAGAAGATTCTGTAAACCTGACCAGATCCAAAGCAGGACTTTTGAGTGATGAACACAATGTAAACGAGGTTAATGAAAGTCAATTAAGTATTGAAGCCACCAACAGAGAGAAGGTTCTTGATGGCTGTGCAGCGCACACCATTAATGGCACAGCATGGATAAAAAACAATCTCTCTGATCTTTTGTGTAGTGACACAGATGTTAATGAATGTGACACAGATGTTAATGAATGTGACCCTATGTttgagaaaactgaaagcatttcatGTATTCCTACCAGCAGGATACTTTCTGCAGTGgacaaaaagacagaagatgaTGTTATAGAGGTTGGATGCCTGCAGTCCCCAGGTGCTGATTTAGAACACTTCTGGGGTACTATGAGCGATGGCATTAAACCAAGTAGTCCTTTGCTGGCTTTGTCAGGAAAATCAGCTCCTAGCTATGGCTCATTCCAGTATTTCACAGATGACCATCGAAAGGTATTTGGCATTTCACATGAGGAAGATACTCTCATTCCTAGAAGTTCTATCTATCCTTTCAGAAAAGGCCGTTCGTCTCCAGAGGAAACGGCAATAGGAGAAAATGAGTTAGAAAGCATAGAGAGCATAAACACCTTCCGTGAAACCTGCAAAGGTGAAAGAATAGTAATGGATTACCTGAAACACACAGCAATGGCTCAGAGTTCATCAGGTCTTCCTGATTTGGTAAATGATATCGCTCTTCTCAGTGCTTTGACTCAACATAGCACAGCGTTAGAAAGCTTACAAAAGATGGAGGAAAGTAATAGCATATTACGTGAAGCAGAGACTGCTAATGAGATATTTGAACCCTCTGTGGAGGATAAAGGTTAGGTCAGCTTCTATTTTAAAGTCAATTCTATATGACTGTATTTATTTGACTTCTGTACTCTCTCCTGCCAGACAGTTCATATTCAGAAACTATACTTTTTGAGTGATGAGTTATTAAGGTTCCTTTATGCAAATTTTAGTGTTTAAAACAACAACGTGGGCTCCTcatctgtttctgtgtttaCTTTAGTTCAGTGAAGTCCAAACTGTGCAATTATTTGTGTAGATAAAGTTTGCAAACCCAGCAGATATTCAGATGTTTTCATGTAAAAAGAAGAACTCTTAACTTATTATGCTTTTCCATCTCTTGTAGCTATAGAACAGTTTACAGAAATGCCTTACTCAGAAAGTATAAAGGCATCTTCCTGTTCGTACTTTGATTCTTCTGACCTTATGGTAACCAATTTTTgattatgtatttttatctgtACAAGATAAATCCATTTTCCGCCAGGCTTCTTGACTAAAATTCCTGGTTTATTAAACTGGAGGCTAAGCTAGAGATAGCTAAGAAGCTGATAGCAAACAGATGTCCTCTTGCAGACCTTATTGCCAATAAATGCTCAGGAGGCCTAATGTATGATGAGAAACTTCATGAAAATTGtaatatttaattatgtttaattaaattaacaCATCAGTGTGTCTCGTACTTCCCTTTCCCTACACCATCATTTTTTACCatctagtttttcttttctgtcactttatttttgaaagcaggCTTTCCTAGGAATTTTAGCACTTGGGTTGAAATACACTGGTAAATCTACTTGTGCTTCATGCTTGCATTTTTGTCCAGTGCTATTagcagtctttttctttcaatccgtacaaagtgaaaaaaaggttttggatcatattctctttttcctgtcccatttgaaaaaaaacatgctttctttttctgtcatggATTGTTCTGGCTTCCGAATAAAAAGGTTGCAATTTAAAATGCTACCTTTAGTATAAATGCAAGAGATTTCTTAGCTTAGCTTTTCACTTTAAATGATTATTAAATTGATAGACTAATTAGCTTTTGATATGTTTATACGCAGCCTAATTGTGTGGATAGTgtattacagaaaacagaggcaCGTACTCTCCCAGTACCAGTGGCCCAAATTGATCCTGGGACATATGACTGCCAACCAAAGGTACGATTTCTCTGGAACTGAAGTATAATAAATAGAGTTTCTTAAATTTCGATTAAATGGTTTACTATTTCCAATATATTACAATTAGACCTAACAAATATTTAAGCAGTCTCATAATGGGCTTCTCATCACTTTATAGTGTATTTGTCTGCAGGAAGTTTTCCGTCAAGAGTTTTAAACGTGAATGTTACGATACAAAAACATACTACATCAGAATATTGATTTCTCTCTACATCGAATAGGAGCACAcgagagagaaaagcagattttttgtttctctcttctgcagtttccagcagattattattgttttatatGTGACTGATTGAGTGTAAGTAGTTCCAGATCAGTACTTGTTTTCAGTTAACGGTAATTCCAATATATCGCATAGCTTGTTGTGTTTCAAGGGCACCAAGTGAGGGGATCAGTAGCTAGTGAGATAATGCTGAGAGCTCCCTGCTCACAGCCCGCGTGGCAGCAGTGCCCACAGAACACGAAGGCTGCAGCTGAGAGATTTTTGTCACCCCTGTTTTCCAGCAATTATGTCCTTTCTGACTTCAGACAGGTAAACCCCACTTTTTTCAGTTATCCTTAATAACATTAGTGCAAGAAAGTATCCTGTAAATGTATAAAAGAGAGttcaagaatttaaaaaatggacaCGATTATAACATGTGACATTAAACAGAGAGATTTCTGCTAGCAAAAAGGGGCAGAGGGCTTTTATAATCATTGTTTCCTGGTGTTAGCAGTAGAATATTAACCACAACTGGATCTGAAATCAGTATATAATTGTTTGAGAGCTCCAAAGCAAGGattaaaactttctttctttgggTTATGGTTCTCTTCCTGCGGGATGCAGGGAAGCATGCATCCCTGCAaagttaaaatatctttttccaaTGCAGTatgtatttcaatatttaaaatcatggaagaaaactggtatttcattttttacttccaGAATGGGCTAGAGATGCTGAAATATTCTATCTAGAAATAAGACTTAGAAATAAGATTCACACAAAGAGAATATATTATATAGAGGATAAACAGTTTAATTTCTAACAAGTTTGTGCTTGTAACCTTTTTTTTGATAAAGTCTCCAGCCTCAAGAAGTCTTCATGAAGATGATATCAACTTTATCAGAGAAGAGAAGCTACAAACGCAGCCTGACTTTAATAAAGAGTCAAGAATAGATCAGTCCCGTAAGTGAAAGCAAAAGTAGAATGCAGTAGTTGGCCTTGGAAAGATTATTCCGCATGACTTCTGTCCTTCGTGTATTTTTCCTAGCACTGGCATTGAATGTGTGTTCTGAAGTTCCACCATGGCCGATGTCAGGCTCACCTTCACACTCTGATTTGAGACAAAGGCAGTGGACTT
Proteins encoded in this window:
- the ZGRF1 gene encoding protein ZGRF1 isoform X7, whose product is MASQEFIVLYTHQKLKKSKTWQDGILRISTGRNKAVLFDDKGQCLESIFIKSEVNAGDNLESERYLITVEEVKANEKSFEDQPRKAETPAEDRNGVKRGVLPLRHLSVGLKRKFTGFQVPRQVEKKISMVEDGENLPILPLSKQCQGTFPSKFYITSPLFSTVGKKDAETNPSADFHQDACMGNIREHMSLSSLLSGTFLDRCDEAEKQNSHQSLVEPVSPLIPGHAQFNSQTVGHGAVSHNIRSTAQIIALLKSKPAQERREQTTAEVTECHSGYQASENTGSLYDQKSTILPAFSGNPAERLIQNIPHPPFTKGTVNDKKEWNAEVLLNSAEQPCEKEVTGQRRDKKACNLSQDLQDRSNANSFSLPEFTISRMSNSKFVPSSGGVLCSASPVTLEKNLSRYREHSVTSGLEENPPAELQSELQPSKTSEGMPGELEHSGAVALTETGVVEEELRTDLSKDSSPDEQVMEVNFNLMEAFDFNDTDNEDVCERDVKKLTEGNMLSQSPDCFKGKDVAQSSALRCHSPCEVVTCCENKEVRCSAFDGENDGNHCTESIPSQLCDNTVGSMGRIAEDSVNLTRSKAGLLSDEHNVNEVNESQLSIEATNREKVLDGCAAHTINGTAWIKNNLSDLLCSDTDVNECDTDVNECDPMFEKTESISCIPTSRILSAVDKKTEDDVIEVGCLQSPGADLEHFWGTMSDGIKPSSPLLALSGKSAPSYGSFQYFTDDHRKVFGISHEEDTLIPRSSIYPFRKGRSSPEETAIGENELESIESINTFRETCKGERIVMDYLKHTAMAQSSSGLPDLVNDIALLSALTQHSTALESLQKMEESNSILREAETANEIFEPSVEDKAIEQFTEMPYSESIKASSCSYFDSSDLMPNCVDSVLQKTEARTLPVPVAQIDPGTYDCQPKSPASRSLHEDDINFIREEKLQTQPDFNKESRIDQSPLALNVCSEVPPWPMSGSPSHSDLRQRQWTSWDPGKMISSLELPSSLDPDSAISPASEREETIGDIRELLVPRILPREPEVSEIFLTQEKPSYSEKCSLSTFKPTVKTRTPLVTFPGAEMSSEGVYATGSEEVQQSFSSSVVSLCNKSAEFPINAFCPEDRNYETSVFGEYAEDRQRESVQPVFPNVTSENRQSKWLKYQNSDLRTQNSDDEEVIDDICAENVLGMLLGDTGESSAVNKSAPGSASLLTAKSARGKRCMNTSSQDLISERKLLSLHLSQTPLAEATQKVLSHLSCHTVTGDSQEITISELSFPNVDEVKHANLPKRKVSIPTVFQSYVHYKQTFKAALTEQLNIMLFELSQRLHNALSKVDISFYTALKDGQSETKTSCVPLCNHMHPAKLVMVKKEGSFVLHLRRPKS